TTCTCGGCCGCGAGCGCGATGGGCCACGGCAACGAAGACATGACGGCGGTGCTGAAGTACCTGGAGTCGGTCGCTGGCGTGACAGTCGGCGAGTAGGCCGTCTCAGGAAGGCCCCCTCGACTCGACCGTACGATCGCCGCTGATCGACGCCGCGATCCAGGACTCGTCGTCTCCAGTACGCTGCTCGACGAGGTCGACAAACGTCTCGACAGTGATCGGTCTGTCCAGCCGATTCATCGCCCGGAAGACGTCTATCAGTGTGTCCTGACCGCCGGTGTCGGCCCTGATCTCCGCGTCGACAGCCCCGAGCAGACGAGCGCCGACGTGGTAGTTCGCGCTCGTCCCGCGCCACGTCGTCTGATTCGCGAGCGCGACCCCCTCGTGTGCCGGGAAGGCCTCCAGGCGCGCCTGCAGGTCAGTTTCCGAGACCTCGCCGTACTGCTCTTCCATGATCCGGTAGCTCAGGTACTCCGCGCTTGCCTCGCGGAACCACGTCATCTCGGGGTCGAGACGGAAGTTCTGCCGGGCGTGGAGGTACTCGTGGATCCAGACGCTCCCGACGTCGCCGTCCCAGAACGCCTCGATCGTCACGTACCCCCGGTCGTCGCCGTACATGGCGCCCTCGTGGCTCAGTCCGCGGGGTGCGGCGACGAGCACGACCCGCTCGGGCGTGTCGGGATCCAGCGCGTAGGGGTCGACGAACTGTCTCAAGAAGCCGGCCTTCCGGGTCGGATCGACGTTCCGACCGGCCGGAGCGACGACGGTCAGCGTCGCCTCGCCGATCGAGACTGTCGCGTTCGTACTCGCGCCGACGAGTGCCCACTCGCCGAACCCGACGACACTGGACCCAGGCGTTCTCGATACCGCCTGCAGCGGCGACGGGAGCGCCGAGCGCTCGACGATCGCCCAGCCGTCGACCGCGCTGGACAGGCCCGGGTCCGTGTCGGCCACGACCGTCTGCGAACTACCACTCCCGTCCGTGTACCTGATCGTGACGGTCGCGTCGCCAGAAACGGACTCGACCACGACACGGTCGTCGGCCGCTGCCGAGGTGTCGACCCACGGTGTCCCGACGAACAGAGCGACGACGGCCACCAGAACGACGACGCTCACGAGGCCGATCGCGGCTTGCATGCGGGTCACTGGCTGGCCGTCCATCACGCAGAACCGTCGTGCCCAGAGGATAAAAACAGTCGTGAGAGTCCCCGGGTGAGGAGAACCCGGTTCAGAGTTCGAACGTCTCGTCGCCGTCGAGGACGTGGACCTCGGCGTCGCTGCCGGTGGCTGTGACCTCTTTGACGAAGTCGTCGGTGTCGATCTCGATCGGTGGGAACGAGTCGTAGTGCATCGGGAAGGCGTGATCGACGTCGAGCCAGTCGACGGCGATGGCGGCCTGCATCGGCCCCATTGTGAAGTGGTCTCCACAGGGCACTGCCGCAGCGTCGGGTTCGAGATACGGGGCGATGACGTCGCGCATCTCGGACATCAGTCCGGTGTCACCGGCGTGGTAGAACGTAGTCGAGTCGGCGTCTGAGACCTGTGTGGGCTTGGTATCCGAGATGATGTATCCAGCGGGCATCCCGCCAGTCGCGCCGTAGTCGGTGTCCATGCCGTTGGTGTGGTCTGCCCGGTGCATCGTCACGTAGGCATCGCCCAGTTCGACCGTACCGCCGAGGTTGAACCCCATCGTATCCTTGACACCGTAGGTGTCTTCGACGTAGCTGACGACCTCCGGTGTACCGACCGTAGTCGTCCCGCGGAAGCGATCGCAATCGCCGATGTGGTCGGCGTGGCCGTGCGTCAACAGGACGTAGTCCGGATCGAGTTCTTCAGGATCGGTGTCTGTCATCGGGTTGTCGAAGAACGGATCGATGAGCAAGTCAGTCGATCCGACCGAGACGAGCCACGTCGAGTGTCCGTGCCAGGTGAGTTCCATAGTACGGCCGAATGTACAGGGCACGATCACTTAATGCTACCACCCAACCTAAGGGATCGCGACGCGACAGTCTACTCGATGGAGGCGTTTCCCGCGGTCGCGAACCTCGACGACGGCGAATCGATGGGAGAGGGACATCTCTGGATCCTCGAACGCGTCGAAGGGGTTCCGCTGCGGTTCATGCTTCAGGATGACGGTCGGCTCGTCTTCGGTGACGAGAACCGTCGGCTCGATCCGAGATCGGCTCCGCCAGCCATCAGTCCGGCCATCGACGCCGTCCAGTCTGGGTTCGACAGGGGCGCCTTGCGCCAGGCAGTCGCCGACGTCTCGGCCGTCACCTTCTACGGGATCGCGACCTGCCAGCACCGAATCGAGTACGACTGGGAAGCGCTTCCGGACTTCGTCGGGTACGACGTCCTCTCGACCACACGAGACGGGCTGCTCACGCCGGACGCCGCGAACGCGATCTTCGAGCGGCTCGGGCTGACTCCCGCCCCGGCGCTCGAACGCGAAGTCAGAGCAGACGCTGTCTCGCCCGATCGCTACTCGTTTCCCGAGTCTCGATGGGCCGACACGACCGTAGCGGGCGTCCGACTCGCTGACAAACACGGCTGGCGGGGCCGACTCGACAATCCCGATCTGCCGTCCGAACCAACGGCGTCGTTTGCGGACGCCGAGGCCGCCGCCCGAGCGCTGGTGACCGACGATCATCGCTCCGCCTTCGAGGCTGGCGAAACTGTGGATCGGCTCCGGGATCGACTCGCGCGCGAACACCGAGCAGAACTCTCGATCGCCGGAATCGACCCGGACTCGAAGGCGTTTCGGAGTGCCGTCGCCAGGGCACTCCAAGGGGCGTAGCTACTGTAAGGATACTCGACTCGCCGAGAATCAGCCGACGTGATCAGGCCGCGTGCGTGACGTCCGTCTCTTTGTACTCGATCTCCACGCGGTGGCAGTTCGAGCAGACGTACTCTGTGAGTTTCGTCGTCTCGTCGTTGTAGCTCATCCGCCGACCACACTGTGGACACTTCGGCATTACAGGTCCCTAATATACACTTAACAGTAATAATTTTTCCTGTTGATACGGCCGAGTTCTCATCACCACAGCCGCGTCGGAATTTCAGACGGTCGCGTCCGGCAGGTAGTCAGTGAGCGACTCGCGTTCGACGATACCGGCGAGCGACTCGGCATCGATCAGTTCGACGTCGGTCGCGATCGCCCGACGGGCGGCACTCGGGGCGACGGTCACGTTCGCCACGAGCACGGCTCGATCGGCCCCGGCAGAATTACGTCGGTCGACGAGACCCTCGACATCGGCTTCGGTCGTCGTCCCCTCCGTGACGACTCCGAGGACGAGTTCCTCGGCCATCGGGGCTTCGCGGCTCGCCCTGACGCCCGGCGCCCCCTCGATCCGTGCGGTTGACCAGCCGAGTGTCGACCAGACGGCGTCGACGAGCTCCGACAGTTCCGACGCGTCGAGTGTCTCTATTGCATCGACTACAGTGGCGTCAGGATCCGAATCCTCGACGACCGCGTCCCGAAGTGAGTCCTCGTTACGTGGGGCTTCCCCCTGCGGTGAGCGGTCGACGTCAGGCCCGACGCTATCGTCGAACGAGCGGTCTTCCTCTGCGTCGATCGGATCGAGTCCAGTCGGCTCAGATTGGTGATCGGTGTGGTCCTCCTCGGCCAGCGTCACCCAGTTGTCGAAGTCGTCGTAGTCCGTCGACGAGTCGTCCGTCTCGGTTCCCGCCTGGGAGGTGGAGGGGTCCTCACGAGCCACGTCACCTGACTCAGTCGGGTCCGCGGTCGCCTCGGAGACGGTGGTCGTCGCCCCACGAATCCGTTCTTCCAACGTCTCCAGGCGTTCCTGCAGTTCCGGGACGGCGTCGGGGTCGAACTCACTAGCGAGGTCGGTCGCCGCTTCGAGGTTGTCCATCGCCTCGGCGTAGGCAGACCGGGCCCCGGAGTAGTCGTCGTGTTCGAGCAACTGTTCGGCGTCGTCGACCCGATCGTCCGTGAGTTCACGTCTGGCAGCCAGTATCTCCTCGACGACGCCGACGACACGATCGCGAACGAGGTCAACATCGCCATCGAATCGCTTCTGTTCGTGACCCCAGTCGAGTTCGATCACCCGTCGGTACAGTTCGAGGGCGTCTCCCCAGTGCTCGAGTGCTTCGGCTGTCGTCGAAGCGTCCCGCGCTCGAGAACAGGCTTCGTTCGCACGTCTGAGCGGGGCTTTCGAGAGGTGATCCAGATTGCCGTCGACGTGGGCGATCCGCTCGCGCATCGCGTCGGCCTTGTCGGGGTCGAGACCGTAGATATCCAGGATTGTCGTGTACTCTTCGCGGGCAGCACTGAACTGATCGTATGCGCGTTCGAACTGGTCGTCACGCCAGTGTCGCTCGGCTTCGTCGACCAGATGTGTCGCCCTGGAAGCGTGAACGCGCCGTTTGGTTTCACGATACCGCCGTTCGACCTGGTCGATCCTGTCGTGGATGCCCGAACTGGCTTCCGACGAGAGGTCGTCGGTGGCCCCGTCGGCCTCGTCGAGAGTCCGACGAGCACGAGCGACCGCCTCTTTTGCCGCGTCGTAGTCGCGAGACTTCTCCCCCTGGGATGCGTCGACGAGGTGTTTCCGAGCGTCGTCGAGGAGTTCCTCGACTTTGATCCACGCCCACGATACTGTCTCGAGAAACGAGACGACACGGTCGGTGTCGACATCTTTGAGATAGACGTGATACGTCGACCCATCGTTGGCGTCGATCGTCAGTTGCTCGCGGATCAACCCGCTGTCGACCGAGACCCGATCGACATCCGACAGACGGACGCTTTCGTCCCAGTCGCCGTCCTCACGGCCACCGCCGACGACGAACTGGACGCGTCGGTCGGTGATGGCTGTGATCGCTCGATACCCCGATCCGGGGACGATACGCTCGGTGTCGCCCGATCGCTCGCGTGTGAGACCGCGCTTGCCGCTTCCGAATACAAACAGTGGCGTCTCTTCCTGATCCAGATACGAAATCAGCGGCGCACCTTCCAGATACCCGTCAGTGAACAGTCCGCCGCGACCCGTCTCTGTCAGGAGTTCGTCGTCGACTTGCCATTGGTCCCCGCCAGGTTTCATCGATGATACTCAGATGTACGTTATCGGGGTTCTTTAATACCACAGTAATAATTTTGATATGATTATTCGAGTTAAAAAAATACCCCGAATCGTGACGGACAGAGCGCTACTCGATGAGGTGGGAGGCGATTCGCTGGGCACCGAGTGTCGCGGCGAGGTCGGGTTGGTCGGAGGTCGTCGCTTCGATGTCGCGGTTCAACTCCTCGCTGGCGCGTTCGGCGAACTCGTCGACGATACCGGGGACGCAGGCCATCCCGCCGGTGAGGACGACCGGTTTCTCCAGTGCCAGTTTGTACACTTTCATGTAGTCGTTGGCCAGTTCCGGGAGGAACGTGTTACAGAACTCCTCGACGGCGTCGTCGACGTACTCGTCGACCGCGTCCATGACGCTGCGCTCGATCGTGAACTCGTGGGCGCCGCCGCCGGGCTGCTGGATGATGTCGGTAAAGGGCTCGTAATCTTCGAAGTCGGCGTGCTCTTCCTTGTACTCGCGAGCAGTCTGGACGTCGATGTTGACCCGGCCCTGCGTCTCCTCTTCGACGTAGTTCGCGATGACACGATCGACCTCGTTGCCAGTGACTGCGCCAGTGGTGAACGGAGCGAGTTGCTCACCCCGCCGGTACGCCGAGGCTTCGAGGTTGGTCGAGCCCATGTTCACAGCCAGGAAGATCTCGTTGATCGCCTCCAGATCGTCGCCGAAGGCTGGGATCGAGCCACACAGCGACTCGGGATAGCTCTGGACTAACTCCTCGCCGATGGAACTGTCTCCGATGACGCTTTCGAGATTTGCCAGCCCTTTCTCGTTGTCTATCGTCGGAATCGCGTAGACGACCGCGCTGTCGGTCGGGATGTCGTTGGCGTCGATGACCTCCTCGAAGAACGTCGACGTGAGTTCGGCCCGATCGTCGTCCTCGGGAAGCCCGGACCGCAGCATGAACTCGACGCGGTCTGGGTACTCCCTGGCGGCCTCCTCACCGTAGAGGACGCGCTCCTCGCCCGTCAGAGCGTCCTCGTAGGTCGCCAGACACGTCAGCGTCCGGATGACTTCCATCTCCCCGTCTTCGTCGGGGTATGCGATGACCGTCCGCGTACTCCCCAGTTTGACGCCGATCGGAACCGGCCCGTCGGTCGACTGATCGTCCGCATCGTCGTCCGTGTCGTCGTCGCTCATACGCTCGCCTGATTGTCCCCCCGAAGTATATAACTGCACGCAAAAAGTAATATACCTGATGTGATTCGACCGGGCTGGAGCCGCCGGATTGGATTCCAGTCGTCATTGACGCGCAGCCGTGCCGGCCGTCGACACAACATCTCCCGGCTGGACTACTCGCAGACGAGACTGCTCACGAGCCGCCGTCGACACAACGTCTCCCGGCTGGACTACTCGCGCATGAACGCGCTCACGAGCCGCCGTCGACACAACTTCTCCCCTCTTGCACCCGTCAGACGACCGTCAGACCCGGGTACAAGATTTAACACCTCGCAGAATCAATATTGCTGTAATAACCAGCA
The Halapricum salinum genome window above contains:
- a CDS encoding metal-dependent hydrolase; amino-acid sequence: MELTWHGHSTWLVSVGSTDLLIDPFFDNPMTDTDPEELDPDYVLLTHGHADHIGDCDRFRGTTTVGTPEVVSYVEDTYGVKDTMGFNLGGTVELGDAYVTMHRADHTNGMDTDYGATGGMPAGYIISDTKPTQVSDADSTTFYHAGDTGLMSEMRDVIAPYLEPDAAAVPCGDHFTMGPMQAAIAVDWLDVDHAFPMHYDSFPPIEIDTDDFVKEVTATGSDAEVHVLDGDETFEL